Proteins from one Plodia interpunctella isolate USDA-ARS_2022_Savannah chromosome 7, ilPloInte3.2, whole genome shotgun sequence genomic window:
- the LOC128671449 gene encoding ras-related and estrogen-regulated growth inhibitor-like protein produces MLYSCKRHGAPFARVHSTKAHYIEARDLCTCFYECCEFGPMKMTVNRIRVVVLGSARCGKSAVVVRYLTKRYIGEYSSTGDFLYQHRVAFDGATSEVEVLDTCGCAKRGCLAEHLRWGDAFAVVYSICDRRSFLAAAELLALLERTRLPGCMAVTLLGNKRDLEHARVVKAEEGQELSLRFGCQFYEVSAAESCAGAALAFHALLREARALALLLPAPRRKLAAYSVSKVIGSILGLSNKSVRKKRPSLSI; encoded by the exons ATGCTGTACAGTTGCAAGCGACACGGTGCGCCGTTCGCACGTGTTCACTCCACCAAAGCTCATTACATCGAAGCTCGCGATCTTTGCACGTGTTTTTACGAGTGCTGTGAATTCGGACCAATGAAGATGACAGTAAATCGAATAAGAGTTGTGGTGCTCGGGAGCGCGCGGTGCGGCAAATCAG cTGTTGTCGTCCGGTATTTGACCAAACGGTACATCGGGGAATACAGCTCGACTGGTG ACTTTTTATACCAACATCGAGTCGCTTTTGATGGTGCTACTTCTGAAGTTGAAGTTTTGGACACATGTGGATGTGCA AAACGTGGCTGTCTGGCGGAGCACCTGCGATGGGGCGACGCGTTCGCTGTGGTGTACTCCATTTGCGACCGGCGTTCGTTCCTCGCTGCAGCTGAACTATTGGCCTTACTGGAGAGGACGCGACTGCCTGGCTGCATGGCGGTCACACTCCTCGGGAACAAGCGGGACTTGGAACACGCCAG AGTGGTAAAAGCTGAAGAAGGTCAAGAGTTATCATTGCGCTTCGGGTGTCAGTTCTATGAGGTGTCGGCGGCGGAGTCGTGCGCCGGTGCAGCGTTGGCTTTCCACGCGCTGCTGCGGGAGGCGCGTGCGTTGGCGCTGCTACTGCCCGCGCCCAGGCGGAAACTTGCTGCCTATTCTGTTTCTAAG GTAATTGGTTCGATTCTCGGGTTGAGCAACAAAAGCGTTAGGAAGAAACGGCCATCGCTCAGTATATGA